Proteins encoded within one genomic window of Nonomuraea gerenzanensis:
- a CDS encoding methylmalonyl-CoA mutase subunit beta, which translates to MELAAGFASTSRDDWRALAAEVLRRSGIEGGSPEEALSRLTYDGVTVAPLYDAGDLPGDPGLPGAAPYVRGARAVAGWDVRQRHAVADPEAVLADLENGVTSLWLVVGDGAIPVGELGAVLKDVYLDLAPIVLEAGERTREAAEALFALAAAREAGPGGSALSGNLGASAVLGDDGVELARRCAAQYPGLRAVTVDATPYHDAGGSDAEELACSIARGVAELRALTGGGLTVEQALGQLEFRYAATADQFATIAKLRAARRLWARVAEACGAPGAGGQRQHAVTSSAMMTSRDPWVNMLRTTVACFAAGVGGAQAVTVQPFDACLGLPDAFSRRIARNTQALLLEESGLGRVIDPAGGSWYVERRTADLAGAAWAFFQEIEAAGGVMAASEQVAARIAATRARREADIAHRRLPITGVSEFPNVEEKPLRRRTDETADETADETADETAGGTAGGTAGGTAGGTAREAGGALPRVRYAEPFERLRDLADAQPERPKVFLATIGPLAAHTARAAFAANLFQAGGLATETAGPGTDPEQIATAFAVSGATVACLCSSDKLYAQHATAVAAALRKAGARKVWLAGQGRYEGVDAGLHAGCDALAVLRETFDDLEVTR; encoded by the coding sequence ATGGAACTGGCAGCGGGGTTCGCGTCCACTTCACGAGACGACTGGCGCGCGCTGGCGGCGGAGGTCCTGCGCAGGTCCGGGATCGAGGGCGGCTCGCCGGAGGAGGCGCTGTCCAGGCTGACCTATGACGGGGTGACCGTCGCGCCGCTCTACGACGCGGGTGACCTGCCGGGTGATCCCGGGCTGCCCGGCGCGGCCCCGTACGTGCGCGGTGCGCGCGCCGTCGCCGGGTGGGACGTGCGGCAGCGGCACGCCGTGGCCGATCCGGAGGCGGTGCTGGCCGATCTGGAGAACGGGGTCACCTCGCTGTGGCTGGTGGTCGGCGACGGCGCGATCCCGGTGGGCGAGCTGGGTGCGGTGCTGAAGGACGTCTACCTCGACCTGGCGCCGATCGTGCTGGAGGCGGGGGAGCGGACGCGCGAGGCCGCCGAGGCCCTCTTCGCCCTCGCCGCCGCCCGCGAGGCCGGGCCGGGCGGGAGTGCGTTGAGCGGCAATCTGGGTGCCTCCGCCGTGCTCGGGGACGACGGAGTCGAGCTGGCGCGGCGCTGCGCCGCCCAGTACCCCGGGCTGCGGGCCGTCACCGTGGACGCGACGCCGTACCACGACGCGGGCGGCAGCGACGCCGAGGAGCTGGCCTGCTCGATCGCCCGGGGTGTCGCCGAGCTGCGGGCGCTCACCGGCGGCGGGCTGACGGTGGAGCAGGCGCTCGGGCAACTGGAGTTCCGGTACGCCGCCACCGCCGACCAGTTCGCCACCATCGCCAAGCTGCGGGCCGCGCGCCGCCTGTGGGCCAGGGTCGCCGAGGCGTGCGGCGCGCCCGGGGCGGGCGGGCAGCGGCAGCACGCCGTCACCAGCTCCGCCATGATGACCTCCCGCGACCCATGGGTGAACATGCTGCGCACCACCGTCGCCTGCTTCGCCGCCGGGGTGGGCGGCGCGCAGGCGGTCACCGTCCAGCCGTTCGACGCGTGTCTCGGGCTGCCGGACGCCTTCTCGCGCCGCATCGCCCGCAACACGCAGGCGCTGCTGCTGGAGGAGTCGGGGCTGGGGCGGGTGATCGATCCGGCGGGCGGCTCCTGGTACGTGGAGCGCCGCACCGCCGACCTGGCCGGCGCCGCGTGGGCGTTCTTCCAGGAGATCGAGGCGGCGGGTGGTGTCATGGCGGCCTCGGAGCAGGTGGCCGCGCGCATCGCCGCGACGCGCGCCCGCCGCGAAGCCGACATCGCGCACCGCCGCCTCCCGATCACCGGGGTGAGCGAGTTCCCCAACGTCGAGGAGAAGCCGCTGCGCAGGCGGACCGATGAGACGGCCGATGAGACGGCCGATGAGACGGCCGATGAGACGGCCGGTGGGACGGCCGGTGGGACGGCCGGTGGGACGGCCGGTGGGACGGCCCGTGAGGCGGGTGGCGCGTTGCCGCGCGTGCGTTACGCCGAGCCGTTCGAGCGCCTGCGCGACCTGGCCGACGCGCAGCCCGAGCGCCCCAAGGTGTTCCTGGCCACGATCGGTCCCCTCGCCGCCCACACCGCCAGGGCCGCCTTCGCCGCGAACCTGTTCCAGGCGGGCGGCCTGGCCACCGAGACGGCCGGCCCCGGCACGGACCCCGAGCAGATCGCGACCGCGTTCGCCGTCAGCGGCGCCACCGTCGCCTGCCTGTGCTCCAGCGACAAGCTGTACGCCCAGCACGCCACCGCCGTCGCCGCCGCCCTGCGCAAGGCGGGCGCGAGAAAGGTCTGGCTGGCGGGGCAGGGACGGTACGAGGGCGTGGACGCCGGCCTGCACGCCGGTTGCGACGCGCTGGCCGTGCTCCGCGAGACGTTCGACGACCTGGAGGTGACCCGATGA
- the scpA gene encoding methylmalonyl-CoA mutase, translated as MIPDFSGIPLDPLPEPAAPAPQPQGEPWETPEGIAVKPLYTAADLEGLDFLGTYPGAAPYLRGPYPTMYVNQPWTIRQYAGFSTAEDSNAFYRRNLAAGQKGLSVAFDLATHRGYDSDHPRVAGDVGMAGVAIDSIYDMRQLFDGIPLDRMSVSMTMNGAVLPVLALYIVAAEEQGVAPEQLSGTIQNDILKEFMVRNTYIYPPAPSMRIISDIFAYTSEKMPKFNSISISGYHIQEAGATCDLELAYTLADGVEYLRAGVAAGMDVDRFAPRLSFFWCIGMNFFMEVAKLRAARLLWAKLVSGFGAGNPKSLSLRTHSQTSGWSLTAQDVYNNVARTCVEAMAATQGHTQSLHTNALDEALALPTDFSARIARNTQLLLQQESGTTQVIDPWGGSYYVERLTHDLAERAWTHIEEVEAAGGMAKAIEAGLPKLRIEEAAARTQARIDSGRQPVIGVNKYRASADEDIEVLKVDNSAVRAQQLDKLARLRAERDPEAVRHALDALTKAAGHPAPGLEHNLLKLAVDAARAKATVGEISDALERVFGRHAEQVRTITGVYRDESGSAGNIERVRAACADFERAEGRRPRILVAKMGQDGHDRGQKVIATAFADLGFDVDVGPLFQTPEEVARQAVEADVHIVGVSSLAAGHLTLVPALRAALAELDAADVMIVVGGVIPPGDHDELRAAGAAAIFPPGTVIADAALDLLRQLGSRRQ; from the coding sequence ATGATCCCGGACTTCTCCGGCATCCCGCTCGACCCCCTGCCCGAGCCGGCGGCACCGGCCCCGCAGCCGCAGGGCGAGCCGTGGGAGACGCCCGAGGGCATCGCGGTCAAGCCGCTCTACACGGCCGCCGACCTGGAGGGGCTCGACTTCCTGGGCACCTACCCCGGCGCCGCGCCCTACCTGCGCGGCCCGTACCCCACGATGTACGTCAACCAGCCCTGGACCATCCGCCAGTACGCGGGCTTCTCCACGGCCGAGGACTCCAACGCCTTCTACCGGCGCAACCTGGCCGCCGGGCAGAAGGGCCTGTCGGTGGCGTTCGACCTGGCCACGCACCGGGGCTACGACTCCGACCACCCGCGCGTGGCCGGTGACGTCGGCATGGCGGGCGTGGCGATCGACTCGATCTACGACATGCGGCAGCTGTTCGACGGCATCCCGCTGGACCGCATGTCGGTGTCGATGACCATGAACGGTGCCGTGCTGCCCGTCCTGGCGCTCTACATCGTGGCGGCCGAGGAGCAGGGCGTCGCGCCGGAGCAGCTCTCGGGGACCATCCAGAACGACATCCTCAAGGAGTTCATGGTCCGCAACACCTACATCTACCCGCCGGCCCCGTCGATGCGCATCATCTCCGACATCTTCGCCTACACCAGCGAGAAGATGCCGAAGTTCAACTCCATCAGCATCTCCGGCTACCACATCCAGGAGGCCGGCGCGACCTGCGACCTGGAGCTGGCCTACACGCTCGCCGACGGCGTCGAGTACCTGCGGGCCGGGGTCGCGGCCGGCATGGACGTCGACCGGTTCGCGCCGCGCCTGTCGTTCTTCTGGTGCATCGGCATGAACTTCTTCATGGAGGTCGCCAAGCTCCGCGCCGCCCGGCTGCTGTGGGCCAAGCTCGTCTCCGGGTTCGGCGCCGGGAACCCGAAGTCGCTGAGCCTGCGTACGCACAGCCAGACCTCCGGCTGGTCACTGACCGCACAGGACGTCTACAACAACGTCGCCCGCACCTGCGTGGAGGCCATGGCCGCCACCCAGGGCCACACGCAGTCGCTGCACACCAACGCCCTGGACGAGGCGCTCGCCCTGCCCACCGACTTCTCCGCGCGCATCGCCCGCAACACCCAGCTCCTCCTCCAGCAGGAGTCGGGCACCACGCAGGTGATCGACCCGTGGGGCGGCTCCTACTACGTCGAGCGGCTCACCCACGACCTCGCCGAGCGGGCCTGGACCCACATCGAGGAGGTCGAGGCCGCCGGCGGCATGGCCAAGGCCATCGAGGCGGGGCTGCCCAAGCTGCGCATCGAGGAGGCCGCCGCGCGCACGCAGGCCCGCATCGACTCCGGCCGCCAGCCGGTGATCGGCGTGAACAAGTACCGCGCGAGCGCCGACGAGGACATCGAGGTGCTGAAGGTCGACAACAGTGCCGTACGCGCCCAGCAGCTCGACAAGCTGGCCCGCCTGCGTGCCGAACGCGACCCCGAGGCCGTCCGGCACGCCCTCGACGCGCTCACCAAGGCCGCCGGCCACCCCGCGCCCGGCCTGGAGCACAACCTGCTCAAGCTGGCCGTGGACGCCGCCCGCGCCAAGGCCACGGTCGGCGAGATCTCCGACGCGCTGGAGCGGGTGTTCGGCCGGCACGCCGAGCAGGTGCGTACCATCACTGGCGTGTACCGGGACGAGTCCGGATCAGCCGGGAACATCGAGCGCGTCCGCGCGGCCTGCGCGGACTTCGAGCGGGCCGAGGGGCGCAGGCCGCGCATCCTGGTGGCCAAGATGGGGCAGGACGGTCACGACCGCGGCCAGAAGGTGATCGCCACCGCCTTCGCCGACCTCGGCTTCGACGTGGACGTCGGCCCGCTGTTCCAGACGCCGGAGGAGGTCGCGAGGCAGGCGGTCGAGGCCGACGTGCACATCGTCGGCGTCTCGTCGCTGGCCGCCGGGCACCTCACGCTGGTGCCCGCGCTGCGGGCGGCCCTGGCCGAGCTGGACGCCGCCGACGTCATGATCGTGGTGGGCGGCGTCATCCCGCCCGGCGATCACGACGAGCTGCGGGCCGCGGGCGCCGCCGCGATCTTCCCGCCGGGGACCGTGATCGCGGACGCCGCCCTCGACCTGCTGCGGCAGCTCGGGAGCCGCCGGCAGTAG
- the mtnA gene encoding S-methyl-5-thioribose-1-phosphate isomerase, which yields MRTIDWVDGAVELVDQTQLPDKLVMLRIHTVAELIDAIQRLAVRGAPALGVAGALGVVLADGDPARIAALRAARPTAVNLAWGVDRAAARLSQGREAVLAAALKVRDDDIAACRAMGERGADLLEGDRLRIMTVCNTGGLAAVERGTALGVVQTLHERGRLAEVLALETRPLLQGARLTTWELDRMGAPHRLIADSAGPYLLAKGGVDAVLIGADRIAANGDTANKIGSYALALGAERAGVPFVVVAPESTIDQGTPSGDQIEIEDRGADEIVTVRGVRVAPEGTRALNPAFDVTPHDLISAIVTDQRVIRP from the coding sequence GTGAGGACCATCGACTGGGTCGACGGCGCCGTCGAGCTCGTGGACCAGACCCAGCTGCCCGACAAGCTCGTCATGCTGCGCATCCACACCGTCGCCGAGCTGATCGACGCCATCCAGCGGCTCGCCGTGCGCGGCGCGCCCGCACTCGGCGTGGCCGGGGCGCTCGGGGTCGTCCTGGCCGACGGCGACCCCGCGCGGATCGCCGCGCTGCGCGCCGCCCGCCCCACCGCCGTCAACCTCGCCTGGGGCGTCGACCGGGCCGCCGCCCGCCTGTCCCAGGGCCGCGAGGCGGTGCTCGCGGCGGCGCTCAAGGTCCGCGACGACGACATCGCCGCCTGCCGCGCCATGGGCGAACGCGGCGCCGACCTGCTCGAAGGCGACCGGCTGCGGATCATGACCGTGTGCAACACCGGCGGCCTGGCCGCCGTCGAACGCGGCACCGCGCTCGGCGTCGTCCAGACCCTGCACGAGCGCGGGCGCCTGGCCGAGGTGCTCGCCCTGGAGACCCGGCCCCTGCTCCAGGGGGCCAGGCTGACGACCTGGGAGCTCGACAGGATGGGCGCGCCGCACCGGCTCATCGCCGACTCCGCGGGGCCGTACCTGCTGGCCAAGGGCGGCGTGGACGCGGTGCTCATCGGCGCCGACCGCATCGCCGCCAACGGCGACACCGCCAACAAGATCGGCTCGTACGCGCTCGCGCTCGGCGCCGAGCGGGCCGGGGTGCCGTTCGTGGTCGTCGCGCCCGAGTCCACCATCGACCAGGGCACCCCGTCGGGCGACCAGATCGAGATCGAGGACCGGGGCGCCGACGAGATCGTCACCGTCAGGGGCGTGCGGGTGGCGCCGGAGGGCACGCGGGCGCTGAACCCGGCCTTCGACGTGACCCCGCACGACCTGATCAGCGCGATCGTGACCGACCAGCGGGTGATCAGGCCGTAA
- a CDS encoding peptidoglycan recognition protein family protein: MAIDLVLRRDWNARPPRGDYTQLDSTKGVKVHYTGGTVDQGIVSDHGGCVALVRSIQGYHMDGNGWVDIGYSYVACPHRKVFEGRGLHHLPAANGAGLNAGHYAVLGLVGNAGLVQPPDGMLHGILDAVQYVRDHGRAGKEIKGHRDGYATDCPGAPLYAWVRRGAPRPEDGGNGTPAPVAPPFPGRLLKYPPVMRGQDVRTWQAQMSRRGFELTVDGAYGAGSREVCRRFQRQQGVADDGIVGPVTWRLAWEAPLG, from the coding sequence GTGGCCATCGACCTGGTGTTACGGCGTGACTGGAACGCGCGGCCGCCGCGCGGCGACTACACACAGCTCGACTCCACCAAGGGAGTGAAAGTCCACTACACCGGTGGCACCGTCGATCAGGGCATCGTCTCCGACCACGGCGGGTGCGTGGCGCTGGTGCGCTCGATCCAGGGCTACCACATGGACGGCAACGGCTGGGTCGACATCGGCTACTCGTACGTCGCCTGCCCGCACCGCAAGGTGTTCGAGGGACGCGGGCTGCACCACCTGCCCGCCGCCAACGGGGCCGGGCTCAACGCGGGCCACTACGCGGTGCTCGGGCTGGTCGGCAACGCGGGCCTGGTGCAGCCGCCGGACGGGATGCTGCACGGCATCCTCGACGCCGTCCAGTACGTACGCGACCACGGCCGCGCCGGCAAGGAGATCAAGGGCCACCGCGACGGCTACGCCACCGACTGCCCAGGCGCGCCTCTCTACGCCTGGGTCAGGCGCGGCGCCCCCCGTCCGGAAGACGGCGGCAACGGCACTCCGGCGCCGGTCGCGCCGCCGTTCCCCGGGCGGCTGCTGAAGTACCCGCCGGTCATGCGGGGGCAGGACGTGCGCACGTGGCAGGCGCAGATGAGCAGGCGCGGCTTCGAGCTGACCGTGGACGGGGCGTACGGGGCCGGCTCGCGTGAGGTGTGCCGGCGGTTCCAGCGGCAGCAGGGCGTGGCCGACGACGGGATCGTGGGGCCGGTGACCTGGCGGCTGGCTTGGGAGGCGCCGCTCGGCTGA